From Candoia aspera isolate rCanAsp1 chromosome 4, rCanAsp1.hap2, whole genome shotgun sequence, a single genomic window includes:
- the TRDMT1 gene encoding tRNA (cytosine(38)-C(5))-methyltransferase isoform X1, whose protein sequence is MEPRLRVLELYSGIGGMHHALKASGIPADVVAAVDVNTVANEVYKHNFSTTPLWPKTIEGITLKELNALSFDMILMSPPCQPFTRIGRQGDISDPRTKSFLYILDTLPKLTRLPKYLLLENVKGFETSSSRDELIRTLEKCGYMYQEFLLSPTCIGIPNSRLRYFLIARLHSEPFSFLAPGKILIDFPSQEPENSKTCKDAATVTQASSPVLSKALSSGLDANGRQCLQKADFLYKLETETELERKQQWDNNLSLQMLKNFLQDDGEGLSQYFLPLKSLLRYALLLDIVKPTCRRSTCFTKGYGHYVEGTGSVLQMAEDIQLESVFKSFDDLSEDEKLKNLSMLQLRYFTPREIANLHGFPSEFGFPENITIKQCYRLLGNSLNVYVVAKLISFLVESY, encoded by the exons ATGGAGCCGCGGCTGCGAGTGCTGGAGCTATATAGCGGGATCGGAGGGATGCACCACGCGCTGAAGG CGAGTGGTATACCGGCAGACGTTGTTGCCGCTGTCGATGTGAATACGGTGGCCAATGAAGTTTACAAACACAATTTTTCTACCACACCACTGTGGCCAAAAACAATTGAG GGAATAACATTGAAGGAACTCAACGCATTATCTTTTGATATGATTTTGATGAGTCCTCCTTGTCAGCCCTTTACAAG AATTGGTCGACAGGGTGATATTTCTGATCCTAGGACCAAAAGTTTTCTCTATATTCTAGATACTCTTCCAAA GCTTACAAGGCTGCCAAAATATTTACTTTTAGAAAATGTCAAAGGTTTTGAAACATCTTCTTCAAG AGATGAACTTATACGAACACTAGAAAAGTGTGGATATATGTATCAAGAATTTCTGTTGTCTCCAACTTGT ATTGGGATTCCAAACTCAAGACTGAGGTACTTCCTGATTGCAAGACTCCATTCAGAGCCCTTTTcttttctagcacctgggaag ATATTGATTGATTTCCCAAGCCAAGAACCAGAGAATTCAAAGACATGTAAAGATGCTGCAACTGTGACACAAGCCAGTTCTCCAGTACTTTCCAAAGCTCTCAGCTCTGGCCTTGATGCTAATGGCAGGCAGTGCCTACAGAAGGCAGACTTTCTGTATAAACTTGAAACAGAGACAGAACTGGAAAGAAAACAGCAGTGGGACAACAATCTCTCTTTACAGATGCTCaaaaattttctccaagatgatggAGAAGGGCTGAGTCAGTACTTCTTACCATTGAAGTCCTTGCTACGTTATGCTCTTCTTTTAGATATTGTCAAACCCACTTGCAGAAGATCTACATGTTTCACAAAAGG GTATGGGCACTACGTAGAAGGAACTGGTTCCGTGTTGCAGATGGCAGAGGATATTCAG CTTGAATCAGTATTTAAATCCTTTGATGATTTGTCTGAAGATGAAAAGCTTAAGAACCTATCAATGCTTCAACTGCGGTATTTTACTCCTAGAGAAATAGCAAATCTGCATGGATTTCCCTCTGAATTTG gTTTTCCTGAAAACATTACCATAAAACAGTGTTACCGTCTACTTGGAAACAGCCTCAAcgtgtatgtggttgctaaattaatttcatttctggTTGAATCATACTAA
- the TRDMT1 gene encoding tRNA (cytosine(38)-C(5))-methyltransferase isoform X2 → MKFTNTIFLPHHCGQKQLRIGRQGDISDPRTKSFLYILDTLPKLTRLPKYLLLENVKGFETSSSRDELIRTLEKCGYMYQEFLLSPTCIGIPNSRLRYFLIARLHSEPFSFLAPGKILIDFPSQEPENSKTCKDAATVTQASSPVLSKALSSGLDANGRQCLQKADFLYKLETETELERKQQWDNNLSLQMLKNFLQDDGEGLSQYFLPLKSLLRYALLLDIVKPTCRRSTCFTKGYGHYVEGTGSVLQMAEDIQLESVFKSFDDLSEDEKLKNLSMLQLRYFTPREIANLHGFPSEFGFPENITIKQCYRLLGNSLNVYVVAKLISFLVESY, encoded by the exons ATGAAGTTTACAAACACAATTTTTCTACCACACCACTGTGGCCAAAAACAATTGAG AATTGGTCGACAGGGTGATATTTCTGATCCTAGGACCAAAAGTTTTCTCTATATTCTAGATACTCTTCCAAA GCTTACAAGGCTGCCAAAATATTTACTTTTAGAAAATGTCAAAGGTTTTGAAACATCTTCTTCAAG AGATGAACTTATACGAACACTAGAAAAGTGTGGATATATGTATCAAGAATTTCTGTTGTCTCCAACTTGT ATTGGGATTCCAAACTCAAGACTGAGGTACTTCCTGATTGCAAGACTCCATTCAGAGCCCTTTTcttttctagcacctgggaag ATATTGATTGATTTCCCAAGCCAAGAACCAGAGAATTCAAAGACATGTAAAGATGCTGCAACTGTGACACAAGCCAGTTCTCCAGTACTTTCCAAAGCTCTCAGCTCTGGCCTTGATGCTAATGGCAGGCAGTGCCTACAGAAGGCAGACTTTCTGTATAAACTTGAAACAGAGACAGAACTGGAAAGAAAACAGCAGTGGGACAACAATCTCTCTTTACAGATGCTCaaaaattttctccaagatgatggAGAAGGGCTGAGTCAGTACTTCTTACCATTGAAGTCCTTGCTACGTTATGCTCTTCTTTTAGATATTGTCAAACCCACTTGCAGAAGATCTACATGTTTCACAAAAGG GTATGGGCACTACGTAGAAGGAACTGGTTCCGTGTTGCAGATGGCAGAGGATATTCAG CTTGAATCAGTATTTAAATCCTTTGATGATTTGTCTGAAGATGAAAAGCTTAAGAACCTATCAATGCTTCAACTGCGGTATTTTACTCCTAGAGAAATAGCAAATCTGCATGGATTTCCCTCTGAATTTG gTTTTCCTGAAAACATTACCATAAAACAGTGTTACCGTCTACTTGGAAACAGCCTCAAcgtgtatgtggttgctaaattaatttcatttctggTTGAATCATACTAA